The region CCAAATTTTACGGCATCGGATTTACCGAATCCGATATGGCCAATATTATGACGGTCGGAAACTTGGCCGATATAATCCAACAAAAATTAAACAAACTCTAAATCATCCGCCTCTTGATTCCAGGGACTGTTCTGAGAACTGCCGGACAGTCCCTGCGTTTTCCATGATTATTGCAATTTCAGAATTTCATCCGGAAAAAGTCTAAATATCCTCTTTCTCATTTCCGAATTTCCCTGAAATTTCATATATTGCCATACAAGCCCCTCGGGAAACCAACAACTACACCAACCTCAAACCCTGTGCGTATGAAAACACCTCTACCGCACATCATCGTTCTTATACTGCTCATTCCGTTATGGGCGGCCGGCCAGAAAAACCAGGGTGTCCAGGGTTCCGTATCGGATGCGGAGTCGGGACAGGCCATGGGTTATGTGACCATAGCCGCAGTCGACAGCAAAGGCAGACAGACCGGAACGGCCATCTCGCAGATTTCCGGCAAATATTTTCTTCACCTGCCGCGTTCGGGAAAATACACCCTCTACTTCTCGTTCGTGGGCTACGGAACCGAAAGCCGGACCGTCGACTTCGGGGGAACGACGCTCGGCCTGGGGAACCAGCGCCTCAAGCCCGGTATCGCTATCGAAGAGATTTTCGTGGCCGCCAGACCCCTGATCCGCAGGGAGAGCGACCGGATCGTCTTCGACGTAGGCAAAGACCCGGAGGTAGGCAAATTCAAAATGATGGAGATCATGTCCAAAATCCCTGAACTGGAGATGTCTCCCGGCAGCGGGAATCTGAATTTCCAGGGACAGCCGCTGGAAAAAATCCTGATCGACGGAAGACACAACGACATCATCCACCACAGCCGCCAGTATCCAATGGAGTTCATCCGCGCCGACTACATGGCTCAGATCGAAGTGATTCTGCCCGGCTCGCCCGAATACCACAACGAAAAACCGATCCTCAACATCAAACTCGACCGCCCCCTACCCTACGGTATCGCCGGAGAGATCAGACCGAACGCCTCGTCAGACAAAGCATTCGGAATAAAAAGCGATCTCGTGGCCAACACACCGATCACGGGCATCGGAGTCAATTACCAGTTCCTGTTCTCCGACGCACCGAAACTCGAAAACAGATCGACCCGGGAAAATTTTCTGCCGGAAAGCAACGACCGACTGCTCGAAAGCCGGTCGGAATCGAGCCACATGACACGCTCCCACAACCTGAACGTCTCGCTTTTCCGCCCCCTGTTCCGGAATACGGGAAACATACGGCTGCAAGGAAGCACCCAACGCGCCGAAACGATTGCGGGCAAGACGAACACTTCGGAAAGCTACGACACAGAAGGCAACCGTACATCGGGAAACTCTACCTCGTCCCGGATGTACGGCCAACAGCCGATGAAGTTCAACGGAGGAGTCGGTCTCGACAAATTCTGGAAAACATACACCCGAAGATTCAACCTCAAATTCGGATATGACTATACGGACCGCCCCACCGAAAACCGGACGACCACCCGGATCGAACCGTCACCCGAAACGGTATCCGAACAACAATCCCGCAGTCGTTCCGGATCGGTCCAGCATGCTCTCAAAGGGACCTTCTCATTCATCAACGGCACCTCCATCACTGCCTCCAGCCGTAATCGGATGCTCTACCTGAGTACGGGATACGTGAACCGCCGGTACGAAAACACGTCACAATACTATCTCCTCGACGACCTGTCGGGAGAATACATCGAAGAGGAGACCCGTTTCAACGGACTGAACTACCGGCAGGAATTCTCCTACTGCTACCTGGGTTACTCTGACAACTTATTCAACAACCGCCTCTCCTACTCCCTGCGGCTGCACGGAGAATACCTCGCCAACGAAGGCACCTACCAGAGCCGGGAGAGCATTCCGCTGGACTATCATGAATTCAACCTGCTGCCTCAGATCCGACTGGCGTACGAGATCAAACGGGCGAATTTCCGCCTCGGATACAGCGCCAGTGTCCAACGACCCAACCTGATGCAGATGAGCCCCTATGTCAACGACACCGATCCCGATAACCTCTCCGCCGGCAATCCCGAACTGAAAGGACAATACATGCACGCAGCCTTTTTCAATTACAGCCAGCGAATCGACCGGTTTCCGCTCAAAATGCTCGCCCTGCGTTACTATTTCCGCAGCACGAACAATGCCATCGAACGCACGACGACGGTCGACGGGAACAACGTCTCCTTCACCACCTACGAAAATCTGGGGCGGTCGAGACAAAGCGACATCAGTTTCACCATAAGCACCCGAGAGTTTTTCAAGAAGATATCAGCCTACTTTTCCATCCAATATTCCCACGATTACTATCGGTTCCACGACGGTACGGAAAACCGAAACAACCGACTGTCCGGCAGTGCATCGCTCTATTTCCATCCGGCCAAAGGTATGCAGATAAACGCCTCGTACAACATCCGTCCGACCTCCAGGTCGGCCCAACGCCAGTCGGACGACCGCTACTCTTCCCTGAATGTCAGTCTCAGCAAATATTTTCCCAAAGCCCATCTGGGAGGAAGCATCGAGGTCGAAGACCTGCTGAACGGGCACAGGTTCCTCCGGGAGACCCTCGGTTCGACCTCCTTCTTCCAGACCAGCTACCGCGAACAACTCGGACGAATCTTCCGGTTCAGTCTCTACTGGCGTTTCGGCAAATTCAAGCAGGAGGCGAAACAACAGCATATCGACAGCGGCGTGTACGACATGGGAACGCGAGAGTGACCCCGATTCCGTCGCTTCCGCCCGTTTTCCGCTCCCGGAACCGGAAAGAGGTGGCTTTTCCTCGCCGATCCGTTCTTTT is a window of Gallalistipes aquisgranensis DNA encoding:
- a CDS encoding outer membrane beta-barrel family protein codes for the protein MKTPLPHIIVLILLIPLWAAGQKNQGVQGSVSDAESGQAMGYVTIAAVDSKGRQTGTAISQISGKYFLHLPRSGKYTLYFSFVGYGTESRTVDFGGTTLGLGNQRLKPGIAIEEIFVAARPLIRRESDRIVFDVGKDPEVGKFKMMEIMSKIPELEMSPGSGNLNFQGQPLEKILIDGRHNDIIHHSRQYPMEFIRADYMAQIEVILPGSPEYHNEKPILNIKLDRPLPYGIAGEIRPNASSDKAFGIKSDLVANTPITGIGVNYQFLFSDAPKLENRSTRENFLPESNDRLLESRSESSHMTRSHNLNVSLFRPLFRNTGNIRLQGSTQRAETIAGKTNTSESYDTEGNRTSGNSTSSRMYGQQPMKFNGGVGLDKFWKTYTRRFNLKFGYDYTDRPTENRTTTRIEPSPETVSEQQSRSRSGSVQHALKGTFSFINGTSITASSRNRMLYLSTGYVNRRYENTSQYYLLDDLSGEYIEEETRFNGLNYRQEFSYCYLGYSDNLFNNRLSYSLRLHGEYLANEGTYQSRESIPLDYHEFNLLPQIRLAYEIKRANFRLGYSASVQRPNLMQMSPYVNDTDPDNLSAGNPELKGQYMHAAFFNYSQRIDRFPLKMLALRYYFRSTNNAIERTTTVDGNNVSFTTYENLGRSRQSDISFTISTREFFKKISAYFSIQYSHDYYRFHDGTENRNNRLSGSASLYFHPAKGMQINASYNIRPTSRSAQRQSDDRYSSLNVSLSKYFPKAHLGGSIEVEDLLNGHRFLRETLGSTSFFQTSYREQLGRIFRFSLYWRFGKFKQEAKQQHIDSGVYDMGTRE